A window of the Deltaproteobacteria bacterium genome harbors these coding sequences:
- a CDS encoding molybdopterin-dependent oxidoreductase, which translates to MMEKQPDQCREMGVREKMPEAETGLEIKKSICAVCFAHCGVNAYVRDGRLIKIEGTKEYPTNAGKLCGKGMSNLQYVYHPERIQTPLVRKGPKGSGEYVSVSWDEALDRIVSGLTRIKEETGPESVVFFSGYPKWLRPFLKRMAHSFGSPNYCTESSTCFLATTVANQLNYGYGGAGFDFKGAKCVLNWSMNPFNSATHLVPRFLKALENGVKLIDVGPLDTPLSRKADIHLRLRPGTSGALALGMANVMIEEGLFDREFVENWTLGFEAYRAYVEGFSPEVTEGITGVPADKIIAAARLYATSKPAAMVNSASTTVHHTNGVQNHRAITALIGLTGNFDRRGGNHVVPASYYHTPTGLTTREREFEQSRLWEDMAPRIGQDRHPLWCKLTTEAQSTVLPFQIQSGKPYPIKAVLGFGLNYRMWPGSDFIKESLEKLDFFVDVDLFMTDSAKLADVVLPACSSFERNQLVITPARYALWNQPVIPPVGESRSDAEIILALSQRLNPQDTLMSQGYEACLDWIFEPSHIKMADIKQHPGGFFLPDRTETPYEKYRVAGFPTPSGKMEFTSTLLKEAGMDPLPVYKEPEQSPVSDPEMAKEYPLILTTGSRLPMLMHSRMYRIPSTRKLHPHPTVDINPQDARVRGILPDEWVTLVTPRASLRVKANITEVVPPGVTGMYHGCPSADVNRLIDPAYRDPISGFPGYKSLLCEVKKV; encoded by the coding sequence GTTCGGGACGGCCGTCTTATCAAGATCGAAGGCACCAAGGAATATCCGACGAACGCCGGAAAGTTATGCGGCAAGGGGATGTCCAACCTGCAATATGTCTATCATCCCGAACGGATTCAAACCCCACTGGTTCGAAAAGGGCCGAAAGGTTCCGGGGAATACGTGTCGGTCTCCTGGGATGAAGCCTTGGACCGGATTGTCTCGGGCCTTACCCGGATAAAGGAAGAAACGGGGCCGGAATCGGTGGTCTTTTTTTCCGGCTATCCCAAATGGCTGCGGCCGTTCCTTAAGAGAATGGCCCATTCTTTCGGGTCTCCCAACTATTGTACCGAATCCAGCACCTGTTTCCTGGCCACAACTGTGGCTAATCAGTTGAATTACGGATATGGCGGTGCCGGTTTCGATTTCAAAGGGGCAAAATGCGTTCTGAACTGGAGCATGAATCCGTTTAACTCGGCAACCCACCTGGTGCCTCGTTTTCTCAAGGCCCTGGAAAACGGTGTCAAGCTTATTGATGTAGGGCCTCTGGATACTCCTCTGAGCAGGAAGGCGGACATCCATCTCAGGCTCCGCCCCGGTACGTCGGGAGCCTTGGCCCTGGGAATGGCCAACGTCATGATAGAAGAGGGACTCTTTGACCGGGAATTCGTGGAAAACTGGACCCTGGGGTTTGAAGCCTACCGGGCTTACGTGGAGGGTTTTTCCCCTGAAGTCACCGAAGGCATCACAGGAGTACCGGCCGATAAGATTATTGCCGCTGCGAGGCTCTATGCTACGTCAAAACCGGCAGCCATGGTCAATAGTGCCAGCACCACGGTCCATCATACCAATGGGGTGCAAAATCATCGGGCCATAACTGCCCTGATCGGCCTGACCGGAAACTTCGATCGAAGAGGCGGAAACCATGTCGTTCCCGCATCCTATTATCATACGCCCACGGGACTGACCACCCGGGAAAGAGAATTTGAGCAATCCCGTCTATGGGAAGATATGGCCCCCCGTATCGGACAGGACCGCCATCCCCTATGGTGTAAGCTGACCACCGAAGCGCAGTCCACGGTCCTGCCCTTTCAAATCCAAAGCGGAAAACCCTATCCCATCAAGGCCGTACTGGGATTTGGTTTGAATTATCGTATGTGGCCGGGGTCTGATTTCATTAAAGAAAGCCTCGAAAAACTGGACTTTTTTGTGGACGTCGACCTCTTCATGACGGACAGCGCGAAACTGGCCGATGTGGTTCTTCCGGCCTGCAGTTCTTTTGAGCGCAATCAACTGGTCATTACCCCGGCCAGATACGCCCTATGGAACCAGCCGGTTATCCCGCCTGTGGGGGAATCCCGATCCGATGCAGAGATTATCCTGGCCTTGTCGCAAAGACTCAACCCTCAGGATACCTTGATGTCTCAAGGATACGAGGCCTGTCTGGACTGGATATTCGAACCGTCCCATATTAAAATGGCCGATATCAAACAACATCCCGGTGGATTCTTCCTGCCGGACCGCACCGAGACGCCCTATGAAAAATACAGGGTGGCCGGGTTCCCTACGCCTTCCGGAAAGATGGAATTCACATCCACCCTGTTGAAAGAGGCGGGGATGGATCCCCTGCCGGTTTATAAAGAACCGGAACAAAGCCCGGTTTCCGATCCGGAAATGGCCAAAGAATACCCTCTTATTCTCACCACCGGTTCCCGCCTGCCTATGCTGATGCACTCCAGAATGTACCGGATCCCTTCAACCCGGAAACTGCATCCCCATCCCACCGTCGACATCAACCCTCAGGATGCGCGGGTTCGTGGCATTTTACCCGATGAATGGGTCACACTGGTTACCCCGAGGGCCTCCCTCCGCGTCAAGGCCAATATAACCGAAGTGGTACCGCCCGGTGTCACTGGTATGTATCATGGCTGTCCTTCGGCGGATGTCAACCGGCTCATTGATCCGGCTTACCGTGACCCCATCTCCGGATTTCCGGGATACAAGTCTCTTCTTTGCGAGGTAAAAAAAGTTTAA
- a CDS encoding methyltransferase domain-containing protein, giving the protein MNPKTYSWNSDDYRKHSSVQYEWAQELIKKLGLTGEESVIDIGCGDGKVSALLSSRLRNGKVTGIDSSPDMITLARKNYPPSKYPNLSFVLLEATKLNFSKQFDITFSNAALHWVKDQMAVLKGVKEGLKKSGRIVFQMGGQGNARDIIASIETLIQNGKWQPYFDGFSFPYTFCSPDEYKQWLKTVGLSPKRLELIPKDMTHKGRDGLAGWIRTTWLPYTERIPENQRNIFIDDLINAYNERFPMGADGLFHIKMVRLEVEAVNP; this is encoded by the coding sequence GTGGAATTCCGACGATTACCGTAAACATTCCTCCGTTCAATATGAATGGGCACAAGAATTGATTAAAAAGCTTGGCCTTACCGGAGAAGAATCGGTTATCGATATCGGATGCGGGGATGGGAAAGTTTCTGCCCTGTTAAGTTCCCGGTTGAGAAATGGAAAGGTCACCGGCATAGACAGCTCTCCGGATATGATAACCCTTGCCCGGAAAAATTATCCTCCATCAAAATATCCCAATCTGTCATTTGTCCTTTTGGAGGCGACCAAACTCAATTTTAGCAAGCAATTCGATATTACCTTCTCCAATGCCGCTCTCCATTGGGTAAAAGACCAAATGGCGGTATTAAAAGGAGTCAAAGAAGGTTTAAAAAAATCCGGCAGAATAGTATTCCAGATGGGCGGCCAAGGAAATGCCCGGGATATTATTGCCTCAATTGAAACACTCATACAAAACGGAAAATGGCAGCCCTATTTTGATGGTTTTTCATTTCCTTACACTTTTTGTTCCCCCGATGAATATAAACAGTGGCTGAAAACCGTGGGGCTGAGCCCAAAACGGTTAGAGCTGATTCCCAAAGATATGACTCACAAAGGGAGGGATGGCTTAGCCGGTTGGATTAGAACGACCTGGCTGCCTTATACGGAAAGAATTCCGGAAAACCAGCGAAATATTTTTATCGATGATTTAATAAATGCCTACAATGAACGATTTCCAATGGGTGCTGACGGTTTATTTCACATAAAAATGGTTCGATTAGAGGTCGAGGCCGTTAATCCCTGA